A region of Antedon mediterranea chromosome 8, ecAntMedi1.1, whole genome shotgun sequence DNA encodes the following proteins:
- the LOC140057557 gene encoding uncharacterized protein, whose amino-acid sequence MDFQKKVASMCGCPIELATKPRYPVKRLQEVSSQNFEPTTANLSTTPVAPPRTMTLSCDVPPSMKRNNEVTAHQNRSMNGHNAYDKTISQQMNSNVIQEVTGPATCEQVRKVIPMFRQSIYNVERVNQEKNGSVKSMINTRTPIAPTFKPAKRSAISDTLQRAQKNHATVKHSAIQSSTQFSTSATPQQSTLVNRASLSMTNSTKSFPSFQRNKLNSDSHTSLVQAPHRVVPSFHRMSNDRPQARPPLVQALNRVAPSFHKISNDRLQARPPPLQTPNVSSSNAAKSNREVISSKTVKRKKLQVGDNSPAPKKPREKPKLQENVDIQKLALENKLSKVNALTLTVWLKQKGVVVKSKDKKVDLITKAINYIKTKEE is encoded by the exons ATGGATTTTCAGAAGAAGGTTGCGTCAATGTGTGGGTGTCCGATAGAGCTGGCCACAAAACCTAGATATCCAGTAAAACGATTACAAGAAGTCAGCTCACAG AACTTTGAACCTACAACCGCAAATCTGTCCACAACTCCGGTTGCTCCTCCTCGTACTATGACCTTGTCTTGCGATGTGCCACCATCCATGAAACGAAACAATGAAGTTACAGCTCACCAAAATAGAAGTATGAATGGCCACAATGCATATGATAAGACAATTTCACAGCAGATGAACAGCAACGTGATACAGGAAGTTACAGGACCTGCAACCTGTGAACAAGTACGGAAGGTCATACCCATGTTTAGACAATCAATATACAATGTAGAAAGAGTAAATCAAGAAAAGAATGGATCAGTAAAGAGCATGATAAACACAAGAACACCTATTGCTCCTACATTTAAACCAGCTAAACGATCTGCCATATCGGATACACTACAAAGAGCTCAGAAAAACCATGCTACAGTGAAACACTCTGCAATACAATCTTCCACACAGTTTTCGACATCAGCGACTCCGCAACAGTCAACACTGGTGAACAGAGCATCTTTGTCAATGACCAACTCTACTAAAAGTTTTCCATCATTTCAAAGAAACAAGCTCAACTCAGATTCACATACATCTCTTGTGCAGGCACCTCACCGAGTCGTGCCATCATTTCATAGAATGTCTAATGACAGGCCGCAAGCCAGACCACCTCTTGTGCAAGCACTTAATCGAGTCGCGCCATCATTTCATAAAATATCTAATGACAGACTGCAAGCCAGACCACCTCCTCTACAGACACCAAATGTTAGCAGCAGTAATGCTGCCAAGAGCAATCGAGAGGTGATCTCAAGTAAAACTGTTAAGAGAAAAAAGCTACAG GTTGGTGATAACAGCCCAGCTCCAAAGAAACCAAGAGAGAAACCGAAGTTGCAAGAAAATGTGGACATACAGAAACTTGCATTGGAAAATAAG cTAAGTAAAGTGAATGCTCTGACACTGACTGTGTGGCTTAAGCAGAAAGGGGTTGTGGTGAAGAGTAAAGATAAGAAAGTAGACCTGATTACAAAGGCCATCAACTATATTAAAACGAAGGAAGAATAA
- the LOC140057605 gene encoding uncharacterized protein C18orf63-like yields MEDGFIFVVMHQGFWNTGKLQERFKKMGLKHSNPVPVTNAVLQACLAYTLRAKIAPLWNKCRDIYIQGRDFLSSSTRCNAIKLELTVSKCEICLAVTPVGVRMPTFKLQDFEICPPVLNHFWNSKDYVIQEFSIDDKWCHVLPSMKKGKLVNISRYIPETSPFKSFKDIKRYWKNTYGYRLPEDEAKTVYCNIHFPGIGPILFTYPFVKRLDDTGSLTTGC; encoded by the exons ATGGAGGATGGTTTCATATTTGTCGTAATGCATCAAGGCTTTTGGAACACTGGAAAATTACAAGAACGCTTTAAGAAAATGGGACTGAAA caTAGTAATCCAGTTCCAGTAACAAATGCAGTGTTACAAGCGTGTTTAGCATACACTCTACGAGCAAAGATAGCACCATTATGGAATAAATGTAGGGACATCTACATTCAAGGCAGGGACTTTCTGTCATCTTCCACAAGGTGTAATGCCATAA AACTTGAACTGACTGTCAGTAAATGTGAGATTTGTTTAGCTGTGACACCTGTAGGTGTAAGAATGCCAACATTTAAG ctGCAGGATTTTGAAATTTGCCCACCAGTGTTAAACCATTTTTGGAATTCTAAGGATTACGTGATTCAAGAATTCTCAATTGATGATAAATGGTGTCATGTACTACCAAG TATGAAGAAAGGCAAACTTGTGAATATATCGCGCTATATACCAGAAACAAGTCCATTCAAGTCCTTTAAAGATATAAAAAGATACTGGAAGAACACC tatgGATATCGTTTGCCAGAAGATGAAGCCAAAACAGTATACTGCAACATTCACTTTCCTGGCATTGGTCCAATACTCTTTACGTATCCTTTTGTAAAAAGGCTGGATGACACAGGCagtctaacaacaggatgctga
- the LOC140056320 gene encoding eukaryotic translation initiation factor 6-like gives MALRASFENNNEIGVFSKLTNSYALVAIGGSENFYSVFEGELSDVIPVVRCSIADCRIVGRLTVGNRHGLLVPSNTTDQELQHIRNSLPDSVKIQRVEERLSALGNVIACNDYVALAHTDIDKETEEIIADVLKVDVFRQTVADNVLVGSYCALSNQGALVHPKTKIEDQNELSSLLQVPLAAGTVNRGCDVIGAGMVVNDWCAFCGLDTTSIELSVVEGIFKLGDSKASGIAAPMRESLIDSMT, from the exons ATGGCTCTTCGTGCGTCTTTTGAAAACAATAATGAAATTGGTGTATTTTCAAAACTTACAAATTCGTATGCTTTAGTAGCAATCGGAGGATCCGAAAATTTCTACAG tGTATTTGAGGGTGAATTGTCTGATGTTATCCCAGTTGTACGTTGTTCAATTGCTGACTGTAGAATAGTTGGACGCCTAACAGTTG GTAACCGGCATGGTCTTCTAGTTCCAAGTAATACAACTGATCAAGAACTTCAACATATTCGTAACTCACTACCAGATTCCGTTAAAATTCAGCGAGTAGAAGAGAGACTTTCAGCTCTCGGAAATGTTATCGCATGTAACGATTACGTAGCATTAGCGCACACTGATATTGACAAG GAAACAGAAGAAATTATAGCAGATGTTTTAAAAGTTGACGTGTTTAGACAAACAGTTGCTGATAATGTCCTTGTAGGAAGTTATTGTGCACTCAGCAACCAAGGTGCACTA gttCACccgaaaacaaaaattgaagaTCAAAATGAACTGTCATCCCTTTTGCAAGTGCCTTTAGCG GCTGGTACTGTGAACCGTGGTTGTGATGTCATCGGTGCCGGTATGGTGGTGAACGATTGGTGTGCATTCTGTGGTCTAGATACCACAAGTATAGAACTGTCGGTGGTTGAGGGCATATTTAAATTAGGTGATTCTAAGGCATCGGGAATTGCTGCACCAATGAGAGAATCTCTTATTGACAG CATGACATAA